The region TCAACACTCGTGCCGATTTTGCCTTTGGCTATGACACATTAGGCATTCGGCAGTTTACTAACGCCCTCACTGATGGTGATCCCTCAACAACAGCAAATCCCGGCCTGTTGTTCAATGGCTTTTTTGTCAGCGATACTGATCGCCCCGATGGCACCTTTGGCATCGATGTTCCCGAAATTCGGCTGAGTGCCAGTATCACCGCAGCAGGGGAGCTAAATCTCGTTGTGGCAGCAGCGGGCGTGGGCGGTGGCATTTTTGCTAATGTCAATTTTGACTTGCGCGACCCTAATAACGATGGCAAAGTGCGCTTGAATGAACTGGCAGATGTGGTATCCACTCGTGGTCCCCTGGGCATTTTCAACACATCTGGCAAATTGGAAGCAGGCTTGAATGCCTATGTGCGGGTGGGTGTGGATCTGCCCTTGGTTGGTTTTGTGGGATGGGAAGAATCTTTTGACATTGCTCGCGTTACTCTATTGGATTTTGATCTGGATGCATCCGATCTATCACCAAGTCCAGTGTTGGCACAGTTTGATTCGAGTTTAGGCGGCAGTGGGACGTTGCGGCTGAATATTGGACGGTTTGCCAGCGATCGCCTGACTGGGAACACCACAGATGGCGATGAAACCTTCAAAGTTACACGCTCTGAGGATGGCACCAAGATCCTTGTCACAGCATTTGGACATACCCAGGAATTCAACGCCAGTGACGTGCAACGCATCTATGCGGAAGGCGGTGCAGGCAATGACGTGATCGAGATTGCCGAAAATGTGATTATTCCGGCTGAGTTATGGGGCGATTTCCGCGATCCAGCCCAGACTGCGTTTGGCAACGACAAGTTATTTGCAGGTGGTGCAGCAGCCCGGCTGTATGGGGGAGGCGGCAATGACCAATTGACGGCTCGTGCTGGAGATTCATTGTTAGTCGGTGGTGATGGCAACGACACCCTTTTTGGGGGTACCGGAAACGACACAATGGACGGCGGAGATGGCAGCGATCGCCTTTACGGAAATGACGGAAATGACTCACTCGATGGCGGCAGTGGGAATGACTTCCTGGATGCAGGCAACGGCGATGATATTGTTAACGGCGGGACAGGGGATGATCGCATCAAAGGCGGTGCTGGCAACGACACACTTAATGGCAATGATGGCAACGACATTATCGAAGCTGGGACAGGAGACGATGTGGCGGATGGTGGTGCTGGCAACGATTACCTCCTGGATGAAGGCACGATTGTTGTAGGCACAACAGGCGGTCCCTCAGCTCCGCTTCCTCCCGGTGGTGGAGTAACGGAAAATGTAACCATTATTCCGGTGGCAGGAGTCACCGTGCAGGTGCAATTGGGGATAGGCGGGGGCAACGATCGCTTCTTTGGCGGTACAGGAAACGATGTCCTCTTTGGGCAGGCAGGCAACGACACCCTAATTGGGCAGGCAGGCAATGATTACATCGATGGTGGCAGCGATCGCGATATCATTCTTGGCGATTCAGGCACAGTTGATGGATCTGGAAACGTTACCCTGATTGCTGGAGCAGGTGGCGATGATAGTTTGTTTGGCGGCAGCGGGGACGACACACTATACGGACAGGTAGGTAACGATACCCTATCCGGACAAGAAGGAAATGACTCCCTGTTTGGCAATGAGGGGAATGACCTGCTGCTGGGTGGAGCCGGAAATGACACAATTTCGGGCGGACAGGGTAATGATGTGCTGTTCGGTGAAGAGGGGCAGCGAGTCGATTTAGCGGGTGGGGCTGTGCAGTATGAATCGATCAACCCTTCGCTTACAGGCAACGACGTTCTCTCTGGCAACGAAGGCATCGACATTCAAATCGGCGGCGCGGGTGATGACCAGTTCCTTGGCAATGTAGACGGCGACATTGCCCTGATTGGCGACAATGGCAGAGTCACCCTCAACGGTAGCGGTGCTTACCTGCGAATAGAAACCACTGATGCTCAGTTTGGCGGCAATGACACGATCGCCGGAGGAACGACTGCCAACATCATCCTGGGTGGTAGCGGGCGCGATTTCATCACAGGTGGCAACCAGAACGACATTTTGATTGGTGATAATGGCGTTGTTGTGGGGGCGGATGGCAGCCCCGATGCCAATGATGTGTTCTCGATTGATACTGCCTTTGGCGATCGCGACGAGATTCAGGGCAATGGCGGTGATGACATCATCATCGGGGGCGCAGGGAATGATGACCGGGTAGCAGGCTTTGGTGGTTTGTTTGGCGGCGAGGGTAATGACACCATCCTGGGCGACAGCGGACGAATCACCCGTAATGCCGCGAACCAAGTTGAACGAGTCGAGTCTATCTCCACCAATGGCGGCAACGACACCATCGACGATACTCAAGGTAATAGCCTGATCATCGGCGGCACAGGCAATGACACGATTACCGCCGGAGCTGGATTTGATCTGATCATTGGCGACAATGGCTTAGCAACCTTCAACAATGGTGAACTGCTACAAGCTCGCACCACGGATGCAGCCTCAGGCGGCAACGATGTGATCGATGCAGGCAACAGTTCCGATACCGTCTTTGGCGGCACAGGCAACGACAGTATTTCTGGCGGCAGCGACAACGCGGCAGATATTTTGTTTGGCGATAATGGCATTCTCTATGGCGCAGACGGCTCAGCAAATGCCAACGATTTAGAATCCACCGATTTCAATTTCGGCGGCACCGATACGATTACGGGCGGTGGCGGCAACGACACCATCATCGGAGGTTCTGGTGGCAGCGATAGTACGGGCATTGGCGGCGATGACTTGCGCGGCGGCACAGGCGATGACCTGATTCTGGGCGACAACGGCTACATTACCCGTAACATCAACAATCAAGTTACTGATGTTGCAATGCTAGCTCCCACCATCGGCGGCGATGATTTCATTCAAGGTAACGAAGGGAATGACACAATTTATGGCGGGGCTGGCGACGACACTATCGAGGGCAACGAAGATCCTGATCTCATTTTTGGTGGATTTGACCGCGATCGCATCCAGGGCAACGCTGGCAGTGACACGATTTACGGCGAAGCAGGGAATGACGACATTGTAGGCGGTAGCTTCATCGCTGGCATTGCCGACACCACCGACTTCATCTATGGCGGCGCCGGCGATGATGCGATCGCTGGAGATAACGCCATGATCAATCCGATCACCCGTGAGATTACCCCCCTCGACTCCAACGGCACACGGGACTTCCTCTTTGGCGACACTGGCACGGTGGTAGTGATCAGTGGTCAAGTAACAGAAGCCTTCAACACCCCCCAACCAGGCGACGGCAACGACACGATATATGGTCAAACTGGCGATGATATCGTCTTTGGTGGCAATCTGAATGACTCGCTGGTAGGTGGAATTGGCAACGACCTGTTAATTGGCGATCACGGTCGAGTTCTGTTCAACACTGCAGAAACAGTAATTCGGGCTGAGACGACAAATCCTGGCATCGGCGGCAACGACACGATTCAAGGCAATGAAGATCACGATACCGTTCTGGGTGGCTTTGGCAACGACGTGGTTGACGGCGGTGCAGGTTTTGATATTTTGCTGGGCGATAACGGTGTAGTAGTTGGTTCCGATGGATCAGCCCAGGCAAACGATGTTTTCTCTACTGATCCGGACTTTGGTGGCAGCGACACGATCGCAGGTGGCAGCGGCAATGACACGATTTTGGGCGGTTCTGGCGGCACAGATACCACAGGCATTGGTGGCGACAACCTGGCAGGCGGCACAGGGGATGACGTAATTCTGGGCGACAACGGCTACATCACTCGCACCAGCAGCAATGTGATCGAAACAATCGAAACCATCTTCCCGAATCGGGGTGGGGATGACGCGATCGCAGGGAACGAAGGCAATGATATTTTGCTGGGCGGTTTCGGCAATGACGCGATCGCTGGCGGTCAGGGCGATGACACCATCCTGGGTGATAACGGCTTACTCGACTACACCCTCGACGGCAACCTCGCGACTCGCGACTTCATCACCACCACAAATCCCATGCTCGGCGGCAACGATACGATCACAGGCGGCGATGGTCGGGATGTCGCATTCGGCGGTACCGCAAACGACAGCATCTCTGGTGGCAAAGGGCAGGATACGCTACTGGGCGACAACGGACGCATTTGGCTCACGAACGGACAAAATCGTCTGATTGAAACAATTGATCCAAGCCTCGGCGGCAGCGACACAATTCAGGGCAACGAAGACAACGACATTATTGCCGGAGGCTTTGCAGGCGATAACCTCTACGGCAACAATGGCGAAGACCGCATCCTGGGTGATAACGGACGCTTTGACTATGCCTACGCCGGAGACAGCCTAGTCGGGGCAGACAACAACCTTTCCACCCTCGACTTTTTCACCACCACTGATCCAACACTCGGCGGTAATGACCAGATCTGGGGCGGATTAGGCGAAGACACCGTTTTGGGCGGCACAGGCAACGACACAATTTACGGTGATCAGGGACCCGAAGCCCTGGATGACCTCTGGAAACTGATGGCTAGCGCTGACTTTAACGGGGATGGCACAACAGATTTGCTCTGGCGTAATGCTGAAACGGGACAAATTCTCGTCTGGTTTATCGAAAACGGACAGGCGATCGCCGCTCAACCGCTCCAGGATGTTCAAGATTTGAATTGGACAATAGCCGGCACAGGTGACTTCAACGGCGACAGCAAGGCCGATATTCTCTGGCACAACGCGATCGCCGGAATTGCCGCAATCTGGCTCATGGATGGCACCCAACTCATCAATGGACTTGTTTTAGAACCCTTTGCGGGGGGTGGCTGGACAGTTGGCGGCACAGGAGACTTCAACAGCGACAACAGAACCGATATCCTCTGGCAAAACGAGAGCCTGGGCATTGCAGGCATCTGGTTCATGAACGGCACTAATTTCCTCAACGCCACCACCTTTGGACCGTCGATCGCGGGCTGGCGCATGGGTGGCACAGGAGACTTCAACGGCGACGGCAGAACCGATATTCTCTGGCATAACGCGAGCCTCGGTACGGCTGGTATCTGGTTTATGAACGGGACCACCATCCTCAACGCCACCACCTTTGGTCCCTATGTCAGCCCCGGTTGGAATTTAGTTGGAACAGGCGATTTCAACGGCGATGGGCAACGAGATCTCCTGTGGCAACATCACCCCACAGGTGCCACCGGATTTTGGGCAATGAACGGCATCACTTTCCTGTCCGGTAACAGCCTCAGTCCCAATCCCACCGTTTCGTTGATCAATACCTTCACCACTCACTCTGGTATTGTGGCAACCGGAGATTTCAATGGCGATGGGCAAGTCGATTCCATCTGGCGCAATCATACTACTGGAGAAACTGCCATCTGGCTGATGGATGGCGATCGCCTGAGCACGCCCATTCCACTACAACCCTACGTATCACTGGATTGGAAGATCAGCGGCACCGGAGACTTCAACGCTGACGGCAAAACAGACATCCTCTGGTACAACACAACCACTGGAGCATCTGGCGTTTGGCTGATGAACGGCACCCAATCGAGCACCGCTGTTCTGGTTGCACCCTCTGCGCTTCCCGGCTGGGTAATTCGTGGCACCGGACACTTTAACGCTGACAGCAACATCGACATCCTCTGGTACGACACAACCACTGGAGCATCTGGTGTTTGGCTGATGAACGGCACCCAATCGAGCGCCGCTGTACTAATTGCACCTTCTGCCCCGCTTGGCTGGGTCATCGGCGGCACTGGAGACTTCAATGCGGATGGGAACGTTGATATCCTCTGGCACAACGAAAGCCTGGGTGCCTCTGGCATCTGGCTGATGAATGGCACCCAATCCGTAACATCCATTCCGCTGTCACCGTTTGTCAGTCCTGGTTGGGTCATCAGCGGTACTGGAGACTTCAATGCGGATGGCAAAACTGACATCCTATGGAGCAATCCCCATACAGGCGTCACTGGCATCTGGTGGATGGATGGCACTCAATTCAGCAGTAGCGCTCTACTACAAAACCAGTTGTTCGCAGGCGACATTCTCCTGGGTGACCACGGCAAAGTCTATGAAGCCCTACCTCGGCGCGAAAACTTCTTCTCAATTGATACAGGCGCAACTGATGGCGGCGGGAATGACCTGATCTTTGGCAACCAGGGCGATGACTTCATTATGGGGCAACAGGGCAACGACACCCTATTTGGCGACACGGGCGAGGATGATATGCTCGGTGGTCACAATGTCGTTGGCGGGTCTGATGGCAATGATGTCATGGATGGGGGAGCCGCTCCCGATGTAATGCTGGGCGATAACGGCATGATTACCCGTCGCCCCACAGGCTATAACCAGTGGCAACGCTATCCCGTTCCCTTTAATGCAGTCATTCGAGATGTGGTGCGGTTTGACGATCGCGATCGCATCGGGGGCAATGACCTGATGGCAGGCGGCAGTGGCGATGACATCATCCACGGGCAGCGTGGCAACGATACCCTCTGGGGCAACGCAGGCGACGACGAGATGTATGGCGAATTGGGGAACGATGTCATGTCCGGTGGGCGCGACCAAGACACGATGTTGGGCGACGTTGGCATCATCACCCGTGCTTACAACCCCGATGGCACCCCCCGTCTGAATCAAAACGGGTCCTGGCATCGAGATGTCATCCTCACGGATGTGGGCAGCATTATTGGTATGCAGGATGGTAACACGCCTCCGGCACTGGACTGGTTTGGTCTAGCTGATTTAATGTTGCTGTCTGGTGCCTACGATGTGAACTGGAACAAAGTACTCAATCCAGATCTCACATGGAAAACAGATATTCACTTCATTTCCTTGTTTGCAGATGGCAATGATGTGATGTCAGGTGATGATGGCGACGATGCCATGTTTGGTCAACGCGGCAACGATACTATGCAGGGCGGCAATGGCACAGACTATATGGAAGGCAACGCTGGCAATGATTTGGTGTCAGGTGATGCAGGCGATGATTTCATCCTGGGTGACAACAGCCACAACCTGTCTCCCTTTAATACAGAAGTACCACGGGTGATTCGAGGACTGCATTTGATTGAACAAGCCAACACCAACCTGAATCTGGGTGACTATGGCACGGTCGTTCTTCCCAACGTCAGTCTGGTTCCTCACATGACTTCTGGCTTACTGCCCATCCTATCTTTTGCGCCATCCCTCCAGCGAGATACCTCTCCCATCCCGCCTATCCTGCCTCTCCTGGCTACAGATGGCACCTTCCGACTCCCAATGGTCTCAATTGTCCCCAATTTACTCAATCACTTGGATCTGGTTTCAGGCAATGACACGGTGAGCGGTGGCACAGGTCGCGATTTGGTAGTGGGAGACAACTATGCCAACTTTATGCCACTCTGGACAAGCAATCCAGCGGTGGATAACCAACTGATTCAAACCATGCGATCGCTGCATCAGTTAGTTTATGACCTGCACGATTTGGAACTGGTACTAAGCGTCAATACCCCTGGCTATACAGTTGGCATTGGCAATGATGTGGTGTCGGGCGGCAGTGATGACGACACAGTTTTGGGCGACGATGGCATGTTCTTTGGTCCTACAGCGGTTCCCAATGTGGGCAACCTGCTGAACTGGTTGAACGATCTCAATGTCGTAGTTAGTCGGTTTAGTAGTGGGGTGAATGCCTTGCTGGCTCCTTATGCGGGCGGGGTCAACAGTAACCAGCCCTTTACCCTGGTGATGAATAATGATGTGCTCAACGGTGATGATGGCAATGACCATTTGTTCGCCGATGACAGTATCATCATTGCTCCCGCCCTTTCTACGCTGCCTTATCAACGTGGCTCCTTCATCAACTACCGCAACTCTGGGCTAAATCATCCGGGTCGGGGCAACTTCCGCGACTTTAACCTTGTTTTGGGCAACGACCAGATGAATGGTGGCAACGGTAACGATCTAATGGTAGGAGGATACAGCACACAGATTATGCCACTTGTGACAGCACCCATAGGCGATCTGGTAGCCCTGCAGCAGAGCCTGGATTTGCTGGCATCTGATGTGAAAGCGTTTGTGCGGGATCTGTTTGAAGATTGGCGGGGGATCAACTATAACAACCGCGATCGCTCCTATGCCTTAGTTGCCGCAAATAACACCATGAGGGGGGATGCTGGGAATGATGTGATGGTAGGTGATAATGTCACCCTGACGTTGCCTGTTGTGAATGGACGGCTTGACCTCAGCATTCCACTCAATCGCGGCAACTTCGACACGGGCGATCAATCCCACAACTTCTTCCACGGCTTGCCACACCAGTACGACACGCTGGGACGCAACCTGAATAACATCTTGTTTGCCCGCGACTGGATGACTGGCGGCGATGGCGACGATATCGTATTCGGGCTACGGGCTGTTGACCAACTCTTTGGCGAAAATGGGAACGATTTCCTGTTTGGTGGAGAAGAAAGCGACAATCCACCGTCTGGCATGAATGATGGACTGGATGGCGGCCCGGGCAACAATATCACCCGCAATACCAACCCCAGTCCCAAAGACCTGGAAACTATTGCACCTCTAATTCAGGCACAGTTGGTAAACTCTTTGAGTCCGGCAATGCAACGGTACATTCTGGAGATTTTTGCGTTCAAAAACCCGACCACCAGCAACCAGTTCTATGCCAATATTTCATGATTTGGTTCAACTACGTCCAGCTAGAGATCCAGGTGCTTCCTGAGAAAAACTACAGGTCTGCACATGGAAGCGATTTAGATGCGCGATCGCACAAATTTATCCAGCCGATCCATACCTTTGTTGATCGTATCCAGATCGGTCGCGTAGGAAATCCGAATGTATCCATCGGAGCCAAAAGCAATGCCTGGAACAGCAACCACTTGTTGTTCTTCCAGCAACGCTTCGCAGAATTCTAGCGAGGTCATGCCTAGTTGCTGAATGCTAGGCATCACATAAAACGCACCATCTGGAATCACACAGCTTAATCCTGGAATGGCATTTATCCGTTCCAAAATTACCTTACGCCGCTCAGCAAAAGCCTGCCGCATCTCTTCCACACAGTCTTGGGGACTTTCCAGCGCCGCGATCGCACCATACTGAGCAAACGTACACACATTCGAGGTACTGTGACCCTGAATCGTAGAACACGCCTTAATCAAATCCGCTGAACCCGCCAAAAAGCCTACACGCCAGCCCGTCATCGCATACGCTTTAGCAAAGCCACTACTCACAACCGTATGTTCAAACGCCTCCGGACTGACCGCACCAATACTGAGATGCTTAGCATTGTCGTATAGCAACTTTTCGTAGATCTCATCGGATACTACCGAAATGTTATTTTCCACAATCACGGTTGCCAACGCCCGAATTTCATCTGGCTTATAGACCACACCCGTTGGATTTGAAGGTGAATTCAACACAAAAAAGCGCGTTTTAGGCGTGATCGCTTGCTGTAACTGTTCTGGCGTGATCTTGAAATTATTTGCTGTCTCAGTTTGCACGATTACAGGCGTTCCGCCCGCCAGCTTCACCATTTCTGGATAACTCAACCAGTAGGGAGCAGGAATAATTACTTCATCTCCTGGCTCAATTGTTGCCATGAACAGGTTATACAGGGAATGTTTGCCGCCATTAGTAACAATGACGTTTTCTGCACCGTAGCAGAGGCCATTTTCGGTTTGTAGCTTTTTGGCGATCGCTTGCCGCAATGCCATTTCACCTGCAACTGCTCCATAGCGAGTTTTTCCTGCCTCAATCGCATCTTCACAGGCTTTGCGAATATGGGCAGGTGTAGGGAAATCTGGTTCCCCTACACTGAAATTGCACACATCCGCCCCTTCAGCCTTCATGCCCTTCGCTTTCGCATCAATCGCCAGCGTCAACGAAGGAGTAAGCTGCCCAACTCTTGCTGCCAGTTTCATAACTATCCCAAATGTATCGGCGTTCTGATTTAGTTAGGATACCCTAGCTACTTTATCCTGGCGTGGATTCTCCGGGGTTTGTCAATGAATCGCGATGTCTACGCCGTAAACACCGTTGCCAAATTTAGCGAAACATCCTCAAATCCTGGAATCGCCACGGTTTCACTCCGTAGCGCAATTTGCCGAATCCGGTACCCCCATTCCCCCCTCTCGTTGCGAAAAGGCTGGCTGTATTGCTCCAGTTGATGCGCAATCAAGTCCACAATCCAATAATGCTGGATATCATTCTCAGCATAAACAGCAAGTTTAGTGGTCTGGTCGTAGCTCAAGGTTGAGTCAGAGACTTCAATAATGAGATGAATATCCTCTGGTAAGGGATGGGAATTAAGGTAGCGATCTGCTCGAA is a window of Leptolyngbyaceae cyanobacterium JSC-12 DNA encoding:
- a CDS encoding Ca2+-binding protein, RTX toxin (IMG reference gene:2510096413~PFAM: Hemolysin-type calcium-binding repeat (2 copies)) is translated as MNPLPSAQLLFPQDPSLNPFNSIPPFQTPINELNTPVFRSASSSYEVVFIDSAIADTQALLVGVSASAEVVLLDASRDGIAQISDFLAQRSNISALHIVSHGSAGNLLLGNAALNVNTLDYYATSLQGWAKSFTTGADILLYGCDVAAGDLGNHFVRSLGFLTGADIAASNNLTGNAALGGDWELEVNTGEIAANLIFRAEAIANYQGTFAIIDAADYNALRNGVNQFLNAAQTAMNTLVWASNLPLVGNQLASTTQLFQDVFTNVQAAWTALDAIANADSDSNGIPDGVDSIIIQTQLATQLAPWLAPAGITIDETATNLRFTLNLSRLISSTLGFDLGLGAIGLSVNGNVSTGLDYQLPLTFGVDLTSSEFYVDTSAVNELNIGVAITTPGLNATGQLGFLQVQVQDSTTDATEFTGNFRIDLRDPNSDGRLTAAELASITPAQLLTPRLEAVADVNLVLTTSFGGSAVFPSLQTDFNLDWSFSPSDPNLAGGLPIVAFNNVRMNLGSFFSNFVSPIATEVKQVLDPIQPILDVLNTRMPVLSDIELLRDIYDDNADGKVSLVEFIGISSGNQAAVKFINAVSQFKQFIDAIPTGVGDVYIPLGNLRLNETPGTDLRSLANLNSLGISNFDNLATGLPGVDDATRTIVENFRNQAGDSRFDGGLAFPILQNPTTAFGLLLGRDVSLFTFDLPTLEVDFAITHFFPILGPLGVRLSGNFNTRADFAFGYDTLGIRQFTNALTDGDPSTTANPGLLFNGFFVSDTDRPDGTFGIDVPEIRLSASITAAGELNLVVAAAGVGGGIFANVNFDLRDPNNDGKVRLNELADVVSTRGPLGIFNTSGKLEAGLNAYVRVGVDLPLVGFVGWEESFDIARVTLLDFDLDASDLSPSPVLAQFDSSLGGSGTLRLNIGRFASDRLTGNTTDGDETFKVTRSEDGTKILVTAFGHTQEFNASDVQRIYAEGGAGNDVIEIAENVIIPAELWGDFRDPAQTAFGNDKLFAGGAAARLYGGGGNDQLTARAGDSLLVGGDGNDTLFGGTGNDTMDGGDGSDRLYGNDGNDSLDGGSGNDFLDAGNGDDIVNGGTGDDRIKGGAGNDTLNGNDGNDIIEAGTGDDVADGGAGNDYLLDEGTIVVGTTGGPSAPLPPGGGVTENVTIIPVAGVTVQVQLGIGGGNDRFFGGTGNDVLFGQAGNDTLIGQAGNDYIDGGSDRDIILGDSGTVDGSGNVTLIAGAGGDDSLFGGSGDDTLYGQVGNDTLSGQEGNDSLFGNEGNDLLLGGAGNDTISGGQGNDVLFGEEGQRVDLAGGAVQYESINPSLTGNDVLSGNEGIDIQIGGAGDDQFLGNVDGDIALIGDNGRVTLNGSGAYLRIETTDAQFGGNDTIAGGTTANIILGGSGRDFITGGNQNDILIGDNGVVVGADGSPDANDVFSIDTAFGDRDEIQGNGGDDIIIGGAGNDDRVAGFGGLFGGEGNDTILGDSGRITRNAANQVERVESISTNGGNDTIDDTQGNSLIIGGTGNDTITAGAGFDLIIGDNGLATFNNGELLQARTTDAASGGNDVIDAGNSSDTVFGGTGNDSISGGSDNAADILFGDNGILYGADGSANANDLESTDFNFGGTDTITGGGGNDTIIGGSGGSDSTGIGGDDLRGGTGDDLILGDNGYITRNINNQVTDVAMLAPTIGGDDFIQGNEGNDTIYGGAGDDTIEGNEDPDLIFGGFDRDRIQGNAGSDTIYGEAGNDDIVGGSFIAGIADTTDFIYGGAGDDAIAGDNAMINPITREITPLDSNGTRDFLFGDTGTVVVISGQVTEAFNTPQPGDGNDTIYGQTGDDIVFGGNLNDSLVGGIGNDLLIGDHGRVLFNTAETVIRAETTNPGIGGNDTIQGNEDHDTVLGGFGNDVVDGGAGFDILLGDNGVVVGSDGSAQANDVFSTDPDFGGSDTIAGGSGNDTILGGSGGTDTTGIGGDNLAGGTGDDVILGDNGYITRTSSNVIETIETIFPNRGGDDAIAGNEGNDILLGGFGNDAIAGGQGDDTILGDNGLLDYTLDGNLATRDFITTTNPMLGGNDTITGGDGRDVAFGGTANDSISGGKGQDTLLGDNGRIWLTNGQNRLIETIDPSLGGSDTIQGNEDNDIIAGGFAGDNLYGNNGEDRILGDNGRFDYAYAGDSLVGADNNLSTLDFFTTTDPTLGGNDQIWGGLGEDTVLGGTGNDTIYGDQGPEALDDLWKLMASADFNGDGTTDLLWRNAETGQILVWFIENGQAIAAQPLQDVQDLNWTIAGTGDFNGDSKADILWHNAIAGIAAIWLMDGTQLINGLVLEPFAGGGWTVGGTGDFNSDNRTDILWQNESLGIAGIWFMNGTNFLNATTFGPSIAGWRMGGTGDFNGDGRTDILWHNASLGTAGIWFMNGTTILNATTFGPYVSPGWNLVGTGDFNGDGQRDLLWQHHPTGATGFWAMNGITFLSGNSLSPNPTVSLINTFTTHSGIVATGDFNGDGQVDSIWRNHTTGETAIWLMDGDRLSTPIPLQPYVSLDWKISGTGDFNADGKTDILWYNTTTGASGVWLMNGTQSSTAVLVAPSALPGWVIRGTGHFNADSNIDILWYDTTTGASGVWLMNGTQSSAAVLIAPSAPLGWVIGGTGDFNADGNVDILWHNESLGASGIWLMNGTQSVTSIPLSPFVSPGWVISGTGDFNADGKTDILWSNPHTGVTGIWWMDGTQFSSSALLQNQLFAGDILLGDHGKVYEALPRRENFFSIDTGATDGGGNDLIFGNQGDDFIMGQQGNDTLFGDTGEDDMLGGHNVVGGSDGNDVMDGGAAPDVMLGDNGMITRRPTGYNQWQRYPVPFNAVIRDVVRFDDRDRIGGNDLMAGGSGDDIIHGQRGNDTLWGNAGDDEMYGELGNDVMSGGRDQDTMLGDVGIITRAYNPDGTPRLNQNGSWHRDVILTDVGSIIGMQDGNTPPALDWFGLADLMLLSGAYDVNWNKVLNPDLTWKTDIHFISLFADGNDVMSGDDGDDAMFGQRGNDTMQGGNGTDYMEGNAGNDLVSGDAGDDFILGDNSHNLSPFNTEVPRVIRGLHLIEQANTNLNLGDYGTVVLPNVSLVPHMTSGLLPILSFAPSLQRDTSPIPPILPLLATDGTFRLPMVSIVPNLLNHLDLVSGNDTVSGGTGRDLVVGDNYANFMPLWTSNPAVDNQLIQTMRSLHQLVYDLHDLELVLSVNTPGYTVGIGNDVVSGGSDDDTVLGDDGMFFGPTAVPNVGNLLNWLNDLNVVVSRFSSGVNALLAPYAGGVNSNQPFTLVMNNDVLNGDDGNDHLFADDSIIIAPALSTLPYQRGSFINYRNSGLNHPGRGNFRDFNLVLGNDQMNGGNGNDLMVGGYSTQIMPLVTAPIGDLVALQQSLDLLASDVKAFVRDLFEDWRGINYNNRDRSYALVAANNTMRGDAGNDVMVGDNVTLTLPVVNGRLDLSIPLNRGNFDTGDQSHNFFHGLPHQYDTLGRNLNNILFARDWMTGGDGDDIVFGLRAVDQLFGENGNDFLFGGEESDNPPSGMNDGLDGGPGNNITRNTNPSPKDLETIAPLIQAQLVNSLSPAMQRYILEIFAFKNPTTSNQFYANIS
- a CDS encoding hypothetical protein (IMG reference gene:2510096415~PFAM: Protein of unknown function (DUF820)), giving the protein MSVVSTKRFTLDDYHRLIELGFLTERDRVELIRGELVQMVAKGTPHSVCNTALLYELLPALRERALVRSQEPVILPLDSEPEPDFAIVRFRADRYLNSHPLPEDIHLIIEVSDSTLSYDQTTKLAVYAENDIQHYWIVDLIAHQLEQYSQPFRNERGEWGYRIRQIALRSETVAIPGFEDVSLNLATVFTA
- a CDS encoding aspartate/tyrosine/aromatic aminotransferase (IMG reference gene:2510096414~PFAM: Aminotransferase class I and II) is translated as MKLAARVGQLTPSLTLAIDAKAKGMKAEGADVCNFSVGEPDFPTPAHIRKACEDAIEAGKTRYGAVAGEMALRQAIAKKLQTENGLCYGAENVIVTNGGKHSLYNLFMATIEPGDEVIIPAPYWLSYPEMVKLAGGTPVIVQTETANNFKITPEQLQQAITPKTRFFVLNSPSNPTGVVYKPDEIRALATVIVENNISVVSDEIYEKLLYDNAKHLSIGAVSPEAFEHTVVSSGFAKAYAMTGWRVGFLAGSADLIKACSTIQGHSTSNVCTFAQYGAIAALESPQDCVEEMRQAFAERRKVILERINAIPGLSCVIPDGAFYVMPSIQQLGMTSLEFCEALLEEQQVVAVPGIAFGSDGYIRISYATDLDTINKGMDRLDKFVRSRI